One genomic window of Diospyros lotus cultivar Yz01 chromosome 8, ASM1463336v1, whole genome shotgun sequence includes the following:
- the LOC127807172 gene encoding sodium/calcium exchanger NCL2-like, translating into MWSANFLVIPPCTSGLLKAKAILKHSPVMATPAFSALFLLLLLLLLSKAQGRFLRLDNSSELVSDGVNQAAGLQSPFLSLNRLFLSSRNEGCELYYGFLPCAENIGGYLFQIAVYEYLLATGEKFLTKGSKQLFNIIGTGFFGDVFEILMVMPELVVTIISTIGEDSEEAESKVAVAVGMYTGSTVFFLTLQWGICIIFGTKGFIADNSTTPRDSGSSASKPTPVKDRLSFLTDTGITTDKKTSYTAGIMLLSLIPFIIVQLSGIFSTSSGKRVIILVALIVSVSALVAYLIYQIFDPWIQERSLEYAKYENLLAGFLQHVQRQAHGKLVTREGTPNIPVIKSLFSKIDTDGDHFVSISELEALVGDIKSGKMEVEKEYAVTEVMKAFDVNKDGSITEDEFIEGVKRWIDEAKHLAGDGSSKSRKSLQQVVQPWIEKRRNELAKIECLMSRILKHIQNQAFEAEGLLSSDGRPNEDRIKSLFQQFDSNNNKLISGSELKAVIQHIKFGNLQLDHDLVVEEVMRNFDKDGDNMISEQEFVDGVSGMITHATRVVDCRDTKRFIDEFDKVAWKEIESVMYKLESKESMIHKLLSWDCIKSVLQVILSVAIVSFLAEPLIYSILNLSSSLGLPTFYISFMIVPFALKYKLAISSIFPASQKSLRTASLTFSEIYGEVAMNNITGLSTLLAIIYIKGLSWNYSGEVVAVLVVCAVIGLLAFFRSSYPLWTCILAFFLYPFSLVMVYFLHSILGWD; encoded by the exons ATGTGGTCAGCAAATTTCCTTGTAATCCCTCCTTGTACCTCTGGCTTGCTCAAAGCTAAGGCCATTCTCAAACACAGTCCAGTCATGGCAACTCCTGCGTTCTCTGCATtgtttctcctcctcctcctcctcctccttagcAAAGCTCAGGGCCGGTTTCTGAGACTTGACAACTCTTCTGAACTGGTCTCTGATGGCGTTAACCAAGCTGCAGGCCTTCAATCTCCATTTCTCAGCTTGAATCGGCTGTTTTTGTCTTCCCGGAATGAGGGATGTGAGCTCTACTATGGCTTCCTCCCCTGTGCAGAGAACATTGGTGGCTATCTCTTCCAGATAGCGGTTTACGAGTACTTGTTGGCTACTGGGGAAAAGTTCTTAACAAAGGGTAGCAAGCAGCTATTCAACATCATTGGCACTGGTTTCTTTGGGGACGTTTTCGAGATTCTGATGGTTATGCCTGAACTCGTGGTTACTATAA TATCTACAATTGGTGAAGACAGCGAGGAAGCTGAGTCAAAAGTTGCAGTTGCGGTGGGAATGTACACTGGATCCACGGTGTTTTTTCTCACATTGCAGTGGGGAATTTGCATAATCTTTGGCACGAAAGGCTTCATTGCGGATAATTCAACAACTCCCCGAGATTCAGGATCCTCAGCTTCAAAGCCTACGCCAGTGAAAGACAGACTCTCATTCTTAACTG ATACTGGTATTACAACTGACAAGAAGACTAGTTATACAGCAGGGATCATGCTTCTTTCCTTGATTCCTTTTATCATAGTGCAACTATCCGGGATCTTCAGCACTTCCTCTGGAAAACGAGTGATTATTTTGGTAGCATTGATAGTATCAGTATCAGCACTAGTGGCATACTTGATCTATCAG ATTTTTGATCCATGGATTCAGGAAAGGAGTCTAGAGTATGCCAAATATGAGAATTTGCTGGCAGGGTTTCTGCAGCATGTGCAAAGGCAAGCGCATGGAAAGCTAGTCACACGTGAAGGGACGCCTAATATTCCTGTCATCAAAAG CCTTTTCTCTAAAATCGACACAGATGGAGACCACTTTGTATCAATTTCTGAACTGGAGGCTCTAGTAGGGGATATTAAGTCGGGGAAAATGGAAGTCGAGAAGGAGTATGCAGTAACAGAAGTAATGAAGGCATTCGATGTGAACAAAGATGGAAGCATAACCGAGGATGAGTTCATTGAAGGAGTCAAAAGATGGATCGATGAAGCCAAACACTTGGCTGGAGATGGAAGCTCTAAATCGAGGAAATCCTTGCAGCAG GTTGTGCAGCCATGGATTGAGAAGAGAAGGAATGAACTTGCAAAGATTGAGTGTCTTATGTCGAGAATTCTGAAGCACATCCAAAACCAAGCTTTTGAAGCTGAAGGCCTTCTTTCCAGTGATGGAAGGCCTAATGAAGATCGCATAAAAAG CCTTTTTCAGCAGTTTGACTCCAACAACAACAAACTGATATCAGGATCAGAGTTGAAAGCAGTGATCCAACATATTAAATTTGGGAATCTACAACTGGATCATGACCTGGTGGTGGAGGAAGTGATGAGGAATTTTGACAAAGATGGCGACAACATGATCAGCGAGCAAGAATTTGTTGATGGGGTCTCGGGAATGATTACCCATGCCACCCGTGTAGTTGACTGCAGAGACACCAAGAGGTTTATCGATGAATTTGACAAG GTTGCCtggaaagaaatcgaatcagtCATGTACAAGTTGGAATCGAAAGAAAGCATGATCCATAAACTGCTCTCATGGGATTGCATCAAATCTGTACTGCAAGTGATCTTGAGCGTAGCAATAGTGAGCTTTCTTGCAGAGCCACTGATATACAGTATCCTGAACTTGTCAAGTTCACTAGGCCTGCCTACTTTCTACATCTCCTTCATGATAGTTCCATTCGCCTTGAAATACAAGTTGGCGATATCGTCCATATTTCCTGCAAGCCAAAAGAGCCTAAGAACAGCTTCTTTGACGTTCTCTGAG ATTTATGGAGAAGTGGCCATGAACAACATCACAGGCTTATCCACACTTCTggccattatatatataaagggcTTGAGTTGGAATTATTCAGGTGAAGTGGTGGCTGTTCTGGTGGTTTGTGCAGTAATTGGTCTCCTTGCATTTTTCAGGTCCAGCTATCCGCTCTGGACTTGTATCTTGGCATTTTTCTTGTACCCATTTTCTCTGGTGATGGTTTATTTCCTCCACTCCATTCTCGGATGGGATTAG